The Metabacillus litoralis genome contains a region encoding:
- a CDS encoding CAP domain-containing protein, producing the protein MGMGNDDQNGMTISSSKTDLSSEKYPHTKAIAVQEAKYKFIRANSKEDAEKQARQFIEQQKQQAQQKANQLTQRYTGQANQQQAQQQAANQQQAQTKQQANAQQNNQATNQQQAKAPAQQQAPAQQEQAKAPAQQQQAPAQQEQAKAPAEKQQPAQGVNQAVQQVIDLTNAERRKNGLPDLKADTQLNGVAQKKSEDMRQNNYFSHTSPTYGSPFDMMRDFGVTYKTAGENIAQGQRTPQEVVQAWMNSEGHRKNILSKDFTHIGIGYDSNGHHWTQMFVGR; encoded by the coding sequence ATGGGAATGGGAAATGATGATCAGAATGGGATGACAATATCAAGTTCGAAAACAGATCTTTCAAGTGAGAAATACCCGCATACAAAGGCAATTGCTGTTCAAGAAGCAAAATATAAATTTATTAGAGCAAATTCCAAAGAAGATGCAGAAAAACAAGCTCGTCAGTTTATTGAACAACAAAAGCAGCAAGCACAGCAAAAAGCGAATCAGTTAACGCAGCGTTATACTGGGCAAGCAAACCAGCAACAAGCTCAGCAGCAGGCAGCAAATCAGCAACAAGCACAAACGAAGCAACAAGCAAATGCTCAACAAAATAATCAAGCAACAAACCAACAGCAAGCAAAAGCGCCAGCACAGCAACAGGCACCAGCACAGCAAGAGCAAGCAAAAGCACCGGCACAACAACAGCAGGCACCAGCTCAGCAAGAACAAGCAAAAGCACCTGCTGAAAAGCAACAACCTGCACAAGGTGTAAACCAAGCTGTTCAGCAGGTTATTGACTTAACGAATGCAGAAAGACGTAAAAATGGATTACCTGATTTAAAGGCAGACACACAATTGAATGGCGTAGCTCAGAAGAAGTCAGAAGATATGAGACAAAATAATTACTTCTCACATACTAGCCCAACATATGGTTCTCCATTTGATATGATGAGGGATTTCGGAGTAACATATAAAACGGCTGGTGAAAATATCGCGCAAGGTCAACGAACACCACAAGAAGTAGTTCAAGCTTGGATGAATAGTGAAGGACACAGAAAAAATATTTTAAGTAAGGATTTTACACATATAGGGATTGGATATGATTCAAACGGACATCATTGGACACAGATGTTTGTAGGGAGATAA
- a CDS encoding M20/M25/M40 family metallo-hydrolase, whose translation MINKQRLLDEFLELVQVDSETKYEAEIAKVLKKKFSDLGLQVVEDDTTGITGHGAGNLICTLEATKENVEPIYFTSHMDTVVPGKGIKPSIKDGYVVTDGTTILGADDKAGLAAMLEAIKTLKEENIQHGKIEFVITAGEESGLVGAKALDANLMTAKFGYALDSDGKVGTIIVAAPTQAKVKATVYGKTAHAGVAPEKGVSAITIAAKAIAKMPLGRIDHETTANIGRFEGGTQTNIVCDLVHILAEARSLVPEKMEEQVKKMKEAFETVAAEMGGSAEVDIEVMYPGFKFGDGDHVVEVAKRAAARIGRNSELQTSGGGSDANVIAGNGIPTVNLAVGYEEIHTTNEKMPIEELEKTAELVLAVIQEVAQ comes from the coding sequence ATGATTAATAAGCAACGTTTATTAGACGAGTTCCTTGAATTGGTTCAAGTTGACTCAGAAACAAAATATGAAGCAGAAATAGCAAAGGTACTAAAAAAGAAGTTTTCCGATCTAGGTTTACAAGTTGTTGAAGATGATACAACAGGTATAACAGGTCATGGGGCTGGAAACCTTATTTGTACATTGGAAGCTACTAAAGAAAATGTTGAACCAATTTACTTTACATCCCACATGGATACAGTAGTACCTGGTAAGGGGATTAAGCCGAGCATTAAAGATGGGTATGTGGTTACAGATGGAACAACTATACTCGGTGCAGACGATAAGGCTGGTTTAGCAGCTATGCTTGAAGCAATTAAAACATTAAAAGAAGAAAATATCCAACATGGAAAAATAGAATTTGTCATAACAGCTGGAGAGGAATCTGGATTAGTCGGAGCAAAAGCACTGGACGCAAATCTAATGACAGCAAAGTTTGGTTATGCACTTGATAGTGATGGTAAGGTTGGGACAATTATCGTCGCAGCTCCAACACAAGCGAAAGTTAAGGCAACAGTTTATGGGAAAACAGCACATGCTGGTGTAGCTCCTGAAAAAGGTGTTTCAGCGATTACCATTGCTGCAAAGGCTATTGCAAAAATGCCTTTAGGAAGAATTGATCATGAAACAACTGCCAATATAGGGCGTTTCGAAGGAGGTACGCAAACAAATATTGTTTGTGATTTAGTACATATCCTAGCAGAAGCCCGTTCTTTAGTTCCGGAAAAAATGGAAGAACAAGTAAAGAAAATGAAAGAAGCTTTTGAAACTGTTGCCGCAGAGATGGGTGGAAGTGCAGAAGTTGATATTGAGGTTATGTATCCAGGGTTTAAATTTGGTGACGGAGATCATGTTGTAGAAGTTGCAAAACGTGCTGCTGCAAGAATTGGTCGTAACAGCGAATTGCAAACTAGTGGTGGTGGTAGTGATGCAAACGTAATCGCTGGTAATGGAATTCCTACAGTTAACTTAGCAGTAGGATATGAAGAAATTCATACAACAAATGAAAAAATGCCAATTGAGGAACTAGAAAAAACAGCCGAACTGGTTTTAGCTGTTATTCAAGAAGTGGCTCAGTAA